Proteins encoded together in one Bactrocera neohumeralis isolate Rockhampton unplaced genomic scaffold, APGP_CSIRO_Bneo_wtdbg2-racon-allhic-juicebox.fasta_v2 cluster11, whole genome shotgun sequence window:
- the LOC126766037 gene encoding uncharacterized protein LOC126766037, with the protein MRTCPTVALKVILELTPLHQVIKQAAKHTMLLMSAEGCGRGKLMSSRQMDVLAESTPLVLLPKDGTTKKINFKRNFKVTLGSKTEWSDSTLERLLEDSTIQWYTDGSKTPEGIGAGIAGPRTKLSIPMGCFPSIFQAEVFAIGQCAEVNLSRNYRNQRIAILSDSQAALKAISSYEIKSLLVEECIERLNRLSLCNRVHLIWVPGHKGIEGNEKADELARAAAASKVMGPEPYIAVGSHTFKELLRTEERTERERHWQQSSGMRHAKLLLGGYSLSRFKELIHLPRDKFRLLVAIYTGHCRLRKHLSNMGIVSCANCRFCDLEQETPAHLILDCTAICGKRLKALDSIYISRDHITSVAPGKLAASELFRLLGLWEDIVW; encoded by the coding sequence ATGCGCACATGCCCCACTGTGGCACTGAAAGTCATATtggagctcacaccgctgcacCAGGTGATAAAACAAGCAGCAAAACACaccatgctgctaatgtcaGCAGAAGGCTGCGGTAGAGGAAAGTTAATGTCCTCCAGACAGATGGACGTACTGGCGGAAAGCACACCGCTAGTCCTCCTCCCAAAGGACGGCACaacgaagaaaataaacttcaaaagaaatttcaaagttaCTCTCGGCAGCAAGACGGAGTGGAGCGATTCCACGCTGGAAAGACTGCTGGAAGACAGTACCATTCAGTGGTACACTGATGGCTCAAAAACACCGGAGGGTATTGGGGCAGGTATTGCGGGACCGCGTACTAAGCTGTCCATACCAATGGGCTGCTTCCCAAGTATCTTCCAGGCTGAAGTTTTTGCCATAGGTCAGTGCGCTGAAGTCAACCTcagccgcaactatcgcaaccagcgtatAGCTATTCTCAgtgatagccaagcggcactaAAGGCGATTTCATcatatgagatcaaatcgcttttagttgaggaatgcatagaaaggctaaaccgcctgtccttgtgcaaccgggtgcacctaatttgggtgccagggcacaaaggaatagaaggaaacgaGAAGGCCGACGAACTGGCCCGCGCTGCGGCAGCGTCCAAGGTGATGGGACCAGAACCATACATAGCGGTAGGATCCCACACttttaaggagctgctccgcacggaggaaAGAACGGAGAGAGAACGGCATTGGCAACAATCATCAGGCATGCGCCACGCCAAACTGCTACTAGGGGGGTACAGTCTCTCCAGGTTCAAGGAACTTATTCACCTCCCCCGTGACAAATTCCGTCTCCTCGTCGCAATttacacagggcactgcaggctcaggaagcacttgtccaacatgggcatagtctcctgtgctaactgccggttctgcgacctggaacaggaaacaccagcacacctaatcctggattgcacagcaatctgtggaaaaaggcttaaggccctggattccatctatatcagcagggatcacatcacctcagtagcgcccGGCAAACTAGCAGCCTCAGAGCTATTCAGGCTGCTGGGACTCTGGGAAGACATTGTATGGTGA